Proteins from a single region of Echeneis naucrates chromosome 14, fEcheNa1.1, whole genome shotgun sequence:
- the zbtb20 gene encoding zinc finger and BTB domain-containing protein 20 produces the protein MTERIHNINLHNFSNSVLETLNEQRNRGHFCDVTVRIHGSMLRAHRCVLAAGSPFFQDKLLLGYSDIEIPSVVSVQSIQKLIDFMYSGILRVSQSEALQILTAASILQIKTVIDECTRIVSQNVGLAGPGGFPVIPGDSGQETPRGTPESGTSGPSSDAESGYMQATSQQSIDRAYTSLYTYPGLTLQNGTRERPLYINPLSTNYDSTLSTQKDQQSQDPPWINRIQDRSQQVDRYISTAESTHCRKQPRPVRIQTGGMHIKQEAEDEYSCYDNLGDCQDDTDHTEGVESESKVESFDSGVSSSISTEPDAMEQQPYPMSFSQGGSGDGQQGEGAPVQIEVNDSSPEQVQETEDGDTSHSTSDSSMMQPLPNSVMSQSLPSAPHYMRQAETHTSNLRMPLTVTSNSQVIGTAGSTFLPTLFPTQPARDNKPFLYLPGQQQPQFVAVPPPAMPSFPNPMSVPQAPAQQQQAAGGIGQGEKKPYECTLCSKTFTAKQNYVKHMFVHTGEKPHQCSICWRSFSLKDYLIKHMVTHTGVRAYQCSICNKRFTQKSSLNVHMRLHRGEKSYECYICKKKFSHKTLLERHMALHSTGSAITGLSGSAGTPGPVSIPMPMAVPEPGAGVVALAMPVSGGAGVGAGVGTGVGVAAEASCQEGTTYVCSVCPAKFDQMEHFNDHMRMHVSDG, from the exons ATGACCGAGCGCATTCATAACATCAATCTTCACAACTTCAGCAATTCTGTACTCGAGACCCTCAATGAGCAGCGCAACCGTGGGCACTTCTGTGACGTGACTGTTCGGATCCATGGAAGTATGCTGCGAGCTCACCGCTGCGTGCTGGCTGCTGGAAGCCCCTTCTTTCAGGACAAGCTGCTCTTGGGCTACAGCGACATTGAGATCCCTTCTGTGGTCTCAGTGCAATCCATCCAAAAGCTGATTGACTTTATGTACAGTGGGATTCTGCGGGTTTCTCAATCAGAGGCCCTGCAGATCCTTACTGCTGCCAGCATCCTTCAGATCAAGACCGTCATTGATGAGTGTACTCGCATCGTGTCCCAGAATGTGGGCCTGGCTGGGCCAGGGGGATTCCCTGTTATACCAGGAGACTCTGGTCAGGAAACACCCCGTGGCACGCCTGAGTCTGGCACATCTGGGCCCAGCAGCGACGCAGAGTCAGGTTATATGCAAGCAACATCACAGCAAAGCATAGATCGTGCATACACATCACTATACACCTACCCTGGCCTCACCCTGCAGAATGGCACTCGGGAGCGCCCTCTTTACATTAACCCTCTGTCAACAAATTATGATTCAACTCTCAGCACTCAGAAGGACCAGCAATCTCAAGATCCACCTTGGATAAATCGCATCCAGGATAGATCTCAGCAGGTTGATCGCTACATCTCGACAGCAGAGTCCACTCACTGCCGCAAGCAACCCCGACCGGTACGCATACAAACAGGAGGGATGCACATAAAGCAAGAGGCTGAAGATGAGTACAGCTGCTACGATAATTTGGGGGACTGCCAAGATGACACTGACCATACAGAGGGTGTAGAGAGTGAATCCAAGGTTGAAAGTTTTGACTCAGGGGTGAGCTCCTCCATCAGTACTGAGCCAGATGCTATGGAGCAGCAGCCGTACCCGATGAGCTTTAGCCAGGGGGGGAGCGGGGACGGTCAGCAAGGTGAAGGAGCTCCAGTGCAGATAGAGGTCAATGACTCGTCCCCAGAGCAAGTGCAAGAGACAGAGGACGGGGACACATCACACAGCACTAGTGACAGTAGCATGATGCAGCCCCTGCCAAACTCAGTCATGTCCCAGTCCCTGCCAAGTGCCCCGCACTACATGCGccaggcagaaacacacaccagcaaCCTGAGGATGCCGCTCACCGTGACCAGCAATTCCCAAGTGATAGGCACTGCTGGAAGCACCTTCCTGCCCACACTCTTTCCTACACAGCCGGCTAGAGACAACAAGCCTTTCCTTTACCTTCCTGGCCAGCAGCAACCACAGTTTGTGGCAGTGCCACCCCCTGCAATGCCATCATTCCCGAATCCTATGTCGGTACCACAAGCGCCAGCTCAGCAGCAACAGGCTGCAGGAGGAATTGGTCAGGGGGAAAAGAAGCCCTATGAATGCACTCTCTGCAGTAAAACCTTTACTGCAAAACAGAACTACGTCAAACACATGTTTGTCCATACTG GTGAGAAGCCTCATCAGTGCAGCATCTGCTGGCGCTCGTTCTCCCTGAAGGATTACTTAATCAAACACATGGTGACACACACAGGGGTGCGAGCTTACCAGTGCAGCATCTGCAACAAGCGTTTTACCCAGAAAAGCTCTCTCAATGTCCACATGCGGCTGCACCGTGGAGAGAAGTCCTATGAGTGCTACATCTGCAAGAAGAAGTTCTCACACAAGACCCTGCTGGAGAGGCACATGGCCCTGCACAGCACAGGCAGCGCCATCACAGGGCTGTCTGGGAGCGCAGGTACCCCGGGCCCCGTCTCGATTCCCATGCCTATGGCTGTCCCTGAGCCCGGAGCTGGAGTGGTAGCCCTCGCTATGCCAGTGAGTGGAGGTGCTGGAGTAGGGGCTGGGGTTGGAACAGGAGTGGGTGTAGCTGCAGAAGCAAGCTGCCAAGAAGGGACCACCTACGTATGCTCCGTCTGCCCTGCCAAGTTCGACCAAATGGAGCACTTCAATGACCACATGCGAATGCATGTCTCCGATGGATAA